A genomic region of Magnolia sinica isolate HGM2019 chromosome 6, MsV1, whole genome shotgun sequence contains the following coding sequences:
- the LOC131248207 gene encoding plasma membrane ATPase 1-like yields MVEKTVALEAVSKEAVDLENIPLEEVFENLKCTREGLSTSAVQERLELFGYNKLEEKKESKFLKFLGFMWNPLSWVMEAAAIMAIALANGGGKDPDYHDFIGILTLLVINSTISFIEENNAGNAAAALMARLAPKAKVLRDGKWNEEDASVLVPGDIISIKLGDIVPADARLLEGDPLKIDQSALTGESLPVTKNPGDGVYSGSTCKQGEIEAVVIATGVHTFFGKAAHLVDSTTHVGHFQQVLTAIGNFCICSIAVGMVFEIIVIYGIQKRKYRVGIDNLLVLLIGGIPIAMPTVLSVTMAIGSHRLSQQGAITKRMTAIEEMAGMDVLCSDKTGTLTLNKLTVDRNMIEVFAKGVDKDAVALMAARASRLENQDAIDAAIVSVLSDPKEARAGIREVHFLPFNPTDKRTALTYLDSSGKMHRVSKGAPEQILNLAWNKSDIERRVHGIIDKFADRGLRSLAVARQEVPAGTKESPGGPWEFVGLLPLFDPPRHDSAETIRRALDLGVSVKMITGDQLAIAKETGRRLGMGTNMYPSSSLLGESKDESSSALPIDELIEKADGFAGVFPEHKYEIVKRLQARKHICGMTGDGVNDAPALKKADIGIAVADSTDAARSASDIVLTEPGLSVIISAVLTSRAIFQRMKNYTIYAVSITIRIVLGFMLLALFWKFDFPPFMVLVIAVLNDGTIMTISKDRVKPSPLPDSWKLSEIFATGVVLGTYMALMTVIFFWLAYETNFFADNFKVRNFNKDKIQTDEEAKRNKEMLASAVYLQVSTISQALIFVTRSRGWSFLERPGLLLVVAFIIAQMIATVMSATATWGFAGIRKIGWGWTGVIWLYNLVTYLPLDPLKFCVRYALSGRAWDLVLNQRMAFTNQKDFGREAREAAWAHEQRTLHGLQSLEMTRFSERHTFRDINVMAEEAKKRAEITRLRELHTLKGRVESSAKLRGLDIDAINQHYTL; encoded by the exons ATGGTTGAGAAAACTGTTGCCCTCGAAGCTGTTAGCAAGGAAGCTGTTGATCTG GAAAACATCCCCCTTGAAGAAGTTTTCGAAAATCTTAAATGCACACGAGAAGGTCTGAGCACTAGTGCGGTTCAAGAACGGTTGGAATTGTTTGGATACAACAAACTTGAAGAGAAAAAG GAAAGTAAATTTTTGAAGTTTTTGGGATTTATGTGGAATCCTCTATCATGGGTGATGGAAGCTGCAGCCATCATGGCAATTGCTCTTGCAAATGGAGGG GGAAAGGATCCAGATTACCATGATTTTATTGGCATTTTGACATTACTTGTGATCAACTCTACCATTAGCTTTATAGAAGAAAATAACGCTGGAAATGCAGCTGCTGCACTTATGGCTCGGCTGGCTCCAAAAGCCAAG GTCCTACGAGATGGGAAATGGAACGAGGAAGATGCTTCTGTGTTGGTTCCAGGCGATATTATTAGTATTAAACTTGGCGACATTGTTCCTGCTGATGCACGTCTTCTTGAAGGAGATCCTTTAAAAATCGATCAG TCTGCTCTTACGGGGGAATCACTGCCTGTGACCAAGAACCCTGGTGATGGGGTGTACTCTGGGTCGACATGTAAGCAAGGTGAAATTGAAGCCGTTGTCATTGCGACAGGAGTTCACACTTTCTTTGGGAAAGCAGCTCATCTTGTGGACAGTACCACGCATGTTGGGCATTTTCAGCAG GTTTTAACTGCAATTGGGAACTTCTGTATTTGCTCCATTGCTGTTGGGATGGTATTTGAAATTATTGTCATATACGGGATTCAAAAGAGGAAATACCGTGTTGGTATAGATAACCTTCTAGTGCTTCTTATTGGTGGGATCCCAATTGCAATGCCAACTGTTCTTTCTGTTACGATGGCCATTGGATCACATCGCTTATCCCAGCAG GGCGCTATAACAAAGAGAATGACGGCTATTGAGGAAATGGCTGGCATGGATGTGCTTTGTAGTGATAAAACTGGAACACTAACTCTGAATAAGCTTACTGTGGATAGGAATATGATTGAG GTTTTTGCTAAAGGTGTTGACAAGGATGCAGTTGCATTGATGGCTGCAAGAGCTTCAAGGTTGGAGAATCAGGATGCTATTGATGCTGCGATCGTTTCAGTATTGTCTGACCCTAAGGAG GCACGAGCTGGAATTCGAGAGGTTCACTTCCTTCCCTTCAACCCAACTGACAAGAGAACGGCACTCACATACTTAGATAGTTCTGGTAAAATGCACAGAGTGAGCAAGGGAGCGCCAGAGCAG ATTCTTAATCTGGCGTGGAACAAGTCAGATATCGAACGGCGTGTACATGGAATAATTGACAAATTTGCAGATCGTGGTCTCCGATCTCTTGCAGTTGCTCGCCAG GAAGTTCCTGCTGGTACTAAAGAAAGTCCAGGAGGGCCTTGGGAATTTGTTGGTCTTCTCCCTCTGTTTGATCCCCCTCGCCATGATAGTGCTGAGACAATTAGAAGAGCTTTAGATCTTGGAGTGAGTGTTAAGATGATCACAG GTGATCAATTGGCAATTGCGAAGGAAACCGGGCGGCGTCTGGGAATGGGTACAAATATGTATCCTTCTTCATCTTTGTTGGGTGAAAGCAAGGATGAGTCAAGTTCAGCTCTACCAATTGATGAACTTATTGAGAAAGCCGATGGTTTTGCTGGGGTCTTTCCTG AGCACAAGTATGAGATTGTGAAGAGGCTGCAAGCTAGAAAGCACATCTGTGGAATGACTGGTGATGGGGTCAATGATGCGCCTGCGCTTAAGAAGGCAGACATAGGAATTGCTGTGGCAGATTCAACCGATGCTGCTCGAAGTGCTTCTGACATAGTTCTAACAGAGCCTGGACTGAGTGTAATCATTAGTGCCGTTTTAACAAGCCGTGCAATTTTCCAGAGAATGAAAAACTACACG ATTTATGCTGTGTCTATTACTATACGTATTGTG CTAGGATTTATGTTGCTGGCTCTGTTCTGGAAATTCGACTTCCCTCCTTTTATGGTTCTTGTCATTGCTGTTCTTAATGATG GTACTATAATGACGATCTCCAAGGATAGGGTCAAACCTTCTCCACTTCCTGACAGTTGGAAACTCTCTGAAATTTTTGCAACTGGAGTTGTCCTGGGCACTTATATGGCTCTCATGACAGTTATATTCTTTTGGCTAGCTTATGAGACTAATTTTTTTGCG GACAATTTCAAAGTAAGAAACTTCAACAAGGACAAGATTCAAACAGACGAGGAAGCTAAAAGGAACAAGGAAATGTTGGCATCTGCTGTGTATCTTCAAGTGAGCACCATTAGCCAGGCATTAATATTTGTTACACGCTCTAGGGGCTGGTCTTTCTTGGAACGGCCGGGTCTTCTTCTTGTTGTCGCCTTCATAATCGCCCAAATG ATTGCCACTGTAATGTCTGCCACTGCAACATGGGGCTTTGCTGGGATAAGGAAAATCGGTTGGGGTTGGACTGGGGTTATTTGGCTCTACAATCTTGTTACTTATTTGCCACTTGATCCTCTAAAATTCTGCGTCCGGTATGCTCTAAGCGGAAGAGCCTGGGACCTGGTTCTGAATCAAAGG ATGGCATTCACAAACCAGAAAGACTTTGGTAGGGAAGCTCGGGAGGCTGCCTGGGCACATGAGCAGCGGACGCTCCATGGCCTCCAATCACTAGAGATGACAAGGTTCTCTGAACGCCACACTTTCAGGGACATTAATGTAATGGCTGAAGAAGCTAAGAAGCGTGCAGAGATTACAAG GCTGAGGGAACTTCACACTCTGAAAGGCCGAGTAGAGTCCTCTGCCAAGCTCAGGGGTTTAGACATCGATGCCATCAACCAGCACTACACCCTCTAG